The genome window CCTCCCCGATCTCTTTCCACACGAGACCATCCCGGCCGACGGCATAGAGCAGGGGAAAGTCGAGCTGTTCTTCATTGGCGTCCAGATCGATGAACAGATCGTAGATTTCATCGAGCACTTCGTTGATACGGGCATCCTTTCGATCGATCTTGTTGATGACGACGATGACCTTCAGCCCGCGATCGAGGGTTTTTTTGAGCACAAACCGGGTCTGGGGAAGCGGCCCCTCGGAGGCGTCGACCAGGAGCAGCGCGCCGTCGGTCATGGAAAGGGCCCGCTCCACTTCGCCGCCGAAATCGGCATGACCCGGCGTATCGACAATGTTGATCTTGACGTCATTCCAGATGACGGAACAGTTCTTGGCGGCGATGGTGATGCCGCGTTCGCGCTCGAGGTCCATCCGGTCCATGATGCGTTCGGCCACATCCTGGTTGTCCCGGAACAGGCCGCAACGCCGGAACATGGCATCGACCAGCGTGGTTTTTCCATGATCGACGTGTGCGATGATGGCGACATTGCGGATTCGTTCATTGACTGCAGTAGATTTCATATAACTTTCGTTGTCCCTTTAAACGCCATACCCTGTCGAACACGGCGATCCTGAAGCTCATTGGAGGCGCTAAATAGCCTGTTGTCTTGAAAATATTCATTCAGAATGAAGTTTTAAGTTTTAAGTTTTAAGGGTTAAGGGTTAAGGGTTAAGGGTTAAGGGGTGGATGGGAACGTTTTGGATTTGTAGGGGCGGCCCCCTGTGGCCGCCCTCCCGGAAGCAAGGATCGGATTTTCATCCCTTGGGGCGGCGATGCCGCCATGGACATTGATCGTGAAAATACATCAGCGGCCATTGGGTAGCCTGTAGGGGCGACCGGCCGGTCGCCCCTACGAGTTCCTGCGAATGCCTTGGGCTGTATTGCCGCATCTGCCGGAATGACGACATGATTTTCATTTCCGGGGGCGGCGCCACCGCCGTGCACACTCTTACGAAAGTGGCCAGTGGGCAGTGGCCAGTCGGCAGTGTCGTAGGGCGGCTGTCATGTTGCCACACTCTTGAGGAAGTCGCCGCAGCGACTTTCATTAACCGGGGTGCAGCCCCGGCTGCATGGGCGATTCCTACGGAAGTCGCAGGAGTAAGCCCGGAAAAACCGGAGCCATCCGCTTTTCTCCTGTCTTCTGACTCCTGACTCCTGTCTCCTGACTCCTACCAGAATGACGGATTGTATTTCTATCTGCGGCTCCGATGGCTCTTACCGTACCCATCTACTTCAACAGGCTCTCGATTGGCGTGATAGGCATACCGAAGGCTTCGGCCACACCGGCGAAGGTCACATGACCATCGATAATGTTGGCGCCCAGCCGGATGTCCGGATGCTCATTCATGGCCCGTTTCCAGCCCTTGCCGGCAATGGCGATCGCGTAGGGCAGAGTGGCGTTGGTCAGGGCAAGCGTCGATGTTTTTGCCACGCCCCCGGGCATATTGGCCACACAATAATGGATGACGCCGTCCACGACGTAAGTGGGCTTGTCGTGGGTGGTCGGTTTGGAGGTTTCAAAACATCCGCCTTGATCGATGGCGACATCAACCAGCACGGAACCCGGTTTCATGGTCTTGAGCATATCCCGGGTGACGAGTTTCGGAGCCTTGGCGCCCGGAATCAGCACAGCGCCGATGACGACATCGGCTTCCTTGATCATCCGCCGGATGGTGGAGGGTTTGGACATCAACAGGAAACAATTTTTCGGCATGACGTCACTGAGATAGCGCAGCCGATCCAGGTTGCTGTCGAGAAGATAGACCTTGGCGCCCAGGCCGCAGGCCATCTTGGCGGCATTGGTGCCGACCACCCCGCCGCCGATCACCATCACCGTTGCGGGTTCGACGCCGGGAACGCCGCCCAGAAGCACGCCCTGGCCGCCCTGAGCCATTTCAAGATATTTTGCCCCTTCCTGAATGGCCATCCTGCCGGCGACCTCACTCATCGGGGTCAGCAGGGGAAGCGAACCGTCCGGCTTCTGGATGGTTTCATAGGCGATGCAGACGCTGCGTGATGCGATCAGCGCGCGGGTGAGTTCTTCGGATGCGGCCAGATGCAGATAGGTGAACACGATCTGGCCGGACCGGATCAGGCCGTATTCCGACGGGAGCGGCTCCTTGACGTGCATGACCATTTCGGCGCGTTCATAAATTTGTTTGGCATCGGAGACGATTTCGGCCCCGGCTTCGGCGTACGCCGCATCGCTGAAACCGCTGCCCAGCCCGGCACCCTGTTCCACCAGGACGGTG of Desulfatirhabdium butyrativorans DSM 18734 contains these proteins:
- the ald gene encoding alanine dehydrogenase translates to MIVGILKEIKALENRVSMTPSGVEMMGMKQHTVLVEQGAGLGSGFSDAAYAEAGAEIVSDAKQIYERAEMVMHVKEPLPSEYGLIRSGQIVFTYLHLAASEELTRALIASRSVCIAYETIQKPDGSLPLLTPMSEVAGRMAIQEGAKYLEMAQGGQGVLLGGVPGVEPATVMVIGGGVVGTNAAKMACGLGAKVYLLDSNLDRLRYLSDVMPKNCFLLMSKPSTIRRMIKEADVVIGAVLIPGAKAPKLVTRDMLKTMKPGSVLVDVAIDQGGCFETSKPTTHDKPTYVVDGVIHYCVANMPGGVAKTSTLALTNATLPYAIAIAGKGWKRAMNEHPDIRLGANIIDGHVTFAGVAEAFGMPITPIESLLK